In a genomic window of Virgibacillus sp. SK37:
- a CDS encoding MurR/RpiR family transcriptional regulator: protein MEAIYQRIAEKQQTFSKNLLKITSYLYDDPKMFAMLSASEAGKLMDVSETTVIRFCQKLGYSGYRQLQEEVRQSMLEKSSLSDFGKQKTKTESIKGLMEEDANTIRQAMTRLSEESLATAVSRLSACDRTLVAGLRTSHALASWFAFALDLVMGRTRLYQPTVDDVLLRVGELTEKSVVVVFSFHRYAADTVNLAKLANKQGAFIIAITDSPAAPVSEYADLVLPIHLNSVSTLDVAPVAMSLAKNIVSAISQNNIEQFQQRVARFDEMASNDFFGG, encoded by the coding sequence GTGGAGGCTATTTATCAACGAATTGCTGAAAAACAACAAACCTTCTCCAAAAATTTACTGAAGATTACATCATATTTATATGATGATCCAAAAATGTTTGCGATGCTGTCTGCTTCAGAAGCAGGTAAGCTAATGGACGTCAGTGAGACGACGGTAATCCGCTTCTGTCAAAAGCTGGGATACTCTGGCTATCGGCAGTTGCAGGAAGAAGTACGCCAATCCATGCTTGAAAAAAGTTCATTGTCTGACTTTGGAAAGCAAAAAACAAAGACAGAATCTATTAAGGGATTAATGGAGGAGGATGCCAACACAATCAGGCAAGCAATGACTCGTCTTTCTGAGGAAAGTCTTGCAACGGCAGTTTCCCGTTTGTCGGCATGTGATCGCACACTAGTTGCAGGCCTTCGGACGTCACATGCGCTGGCGAGTTGGTTTGCATTTGCACTTGACTTAGTAATGGGAAGGACAAGATTATATCAGCCGACGGTAGATGATGTTTTACTGAGAGTGGGTGAATTGACAGAAAAGAGTGTTGTGGTTGTTTTTTCATTCCATCGGTATGCCGCCGACACAGTAAATCTTGCTAAGCTTGCTAATAAACAAGGTGCTTTTATTATTGCAATCACGGATTCACCGGCTGCTCCCGTTTCGGAATATGCTGATCTCGTTTTGCCGATTCATCTGAATTCCGTATCTACGCTTGATGTCGCGCCTGTAGCAATGTCATTGGCAAAAAACATCGTTTCCGCCATTTCGCAAAATAATATAGAACAGTTTCAGCAACGGGTTGCTCGTTTTGATGAAATGGCAAGTAATGACTTCTTTGGCGGATAG
- a CDS encoding helix-turn-helix domain-containing protein, whose product MSPLREWLKKMRIAKGLTQEDVASKAFINRAFYSQIENGKRKPSFDVARNIANVLGFSSSAFFTEEFGEPFYLALKNSPMVIAHCDLDLRYIWLFNPHPDFDTSSSLGKRDDELAMNQGILDLMELKRKVIEEGVKCKKKITFPLSDGDHSYYVFGEPLVNKKGEIIGAVTSSMDISEVLDDD is encoded by the coding sequence ATGAGTCCATTGAGAGAATGGTTAAAGAAGATGAGGATTGCAAAGGGATTAACACAGGAAGATGTTGCTTCAAAAGCTTTTATAAATCGAGCTTTTTACTCCCAAATAGAAAATGGTAAGCGGAAACCAAGCTTCGATGTTGCCAGGAATATTGCTAACGTATTAGGTTTTAGTTCCTCCGCGTTTTTCACAGAAGAATTTGGAGAACCTTTTTATTTAGCTTTGAAAAATTCACCTATGGTAATTGCTCACTGTGATCTTGATTTAAGATATATTTGGCTATTTAACCCTCATCCGGATTTCGATACCAGTAGTAGCCTTGGTAAACGGGATGATGAACTCGCAATGAACCAAGGGATTCTTGATTTAATGGAACTGAAAAGGAAAGTTATCGAAGAAGGTGTGAAATGTAAAAAGAAGATAACCTTTCCCTTATCGGATGGGGATCATAGCTATTATGTTTTTGGTGAGCCTCTGGTAAATAAGAAAGGAGAAATTATTGGAGCAGTCACTTCTTCGATGGATATTAGTGAGGTGTTGGATGATGATTAG
- a CDS encoding HNH endonuclease, producing MNEKLLNRIEEILVLSANKNELIEYGRLSREIGGLISPIKLNEPLGEISLRCIKKNFPPLSVIVVNQQTQRPGEGFFTWVASQMGYKNLPQSEWEDFFIKQKEAVFSWDWNEYIENKASNSGSKAVNIFSIEDLNNRLLDKSYVIGEETRYYILTIKKFLETTSIGPYQYHMILLENHQKISEGTLEDENSKQLLTPSKKKGLELLFKHNPMVHIHDISMVHYKQDRQKNSPWAKEPASSLRSLYNELENTRLRNIVDHDVEIEKQQDATNYKDGEVKQYYGNRYERKAKNRLKAIEIHGTICAVCGFKFEEVYGELGRDFIEIHHVRPLSTLNEAVEVDPAKDLVTVCPNCHRMLHRNRNKVLSVEELKKIIQFDS from the coding sequence ATGAATGAAAAACTATTAAATAGAATTGAAGAAATTCTAGTATTGTCTGCTAACAAAAATGAACTTATTGAATATGGTAGATTGAGTAGAGAAATTGGAGGATTAATCTCGCCAATTAAGTTAAATGAACCTTTAGGTGAAATATCATTAAGATGTATTAAGAAAAATTTCCCGCCCTTATCTGTCATTGTTGTAAACCAACAAACTCAACGTCCAGGGGAAGGATTTTTTACGTGGGTAGCTTCACAGATGGGTTATAAAAACTTACCTCAGTCAGAATGGGAAGATTTCTTTATTAAACAAAAAGAGGCTGTTTTTAGCTGGGATTGGAATGAATACATAGAAAATAAAGCCTCCAATAGTGGAAGTAAAGCTGTTAACATATTTTCAATAGAAGATCTTAATAATAGATTATTAGATAAATCATATGTAATAGGGGAAGAAACAAGATATTATATATTAACAATTAAGAAGTTCCTTGAAACAACAAGTATTGGCCCTTATCAATACCATATGATTTTACTAGAGAATCATCAAAAAATAAGTGAGGGTACGTTAGAAGACGAAAATTCAAAACAACTGCTTACTCCTAGCAAGAAAAAAGGATTAGAACTTCTTTTCAAGCATAACCCAATGGTACATATTCATGATATTAGCATGGTGCATTATAAGCAGGATCGACAGAAAAATTCCCCGTGGGCTAAAGAGCCAGCATCCAGTTTGCGGAGCCTTTATAATGAATTGGAAAACACAAGACTTCGCAATATAGTCGATCATGATGTTGAAATAGAAAAACAGCAAGATGCAACGAATTATAAAGACGGAGAAGTAAAACAATATTATGGAAATCGATATGAACGCAAAGCGAAAAACCGCCTAAAAGCAATTGAAATTCATGGAACCATATGTGCTGTATGTGGCTTTAAGTTTGAAGAGGTTTATGGGGAACTAGGCAGAGATTTCATTGAAATTCATCATGTGAGGCCGTTAAGTACGTTAAATGAAGCGGTGGAAGTTGACCCTGCGAAAGATTTAGTTACAGTTTGTCCTAATTGCCATCGCATGCTACATCGAAATAGAAATAAAGTATTGTCAGTTGAAGAATTAAAGAAGATCATCCAGTTTGACAGTTGA
- a CDS encoding ATP-binding protein, with amino-acid sequence MVKKLFINKWSFIVILFLAAIILVRLLWMSSITSTFYYSEAPVASEGILDLQDWNFNDRQTLLLNGEWEFYPETFINPTEPNGEKPTYLELPTNGKSVHQDDHFFTYGTYRLRISLHNNDAQDFSLRINKLHNASTVFINGEQMGGSGQTAETAANHIGSTLPYRVAIPPEKNEVEIIIHYSSNQPKVGITKPIQFGTDQAINLHTFLSIGLQVLLVLVLILHSVYACILYFMRFRINKGMLYYTLLLTFSIVTVLGSDDKILFNWLSFSYEWEVKLVYLSYIGVGAFIPLVANQLFQGVRNKRLLKFFLIYCLLYALFVFISPSSFIYLTSRVLLSGVLLSSVFISLLNFDRKKIRIEQGIYLLLGCISIGNNLIWAIVINNNSSVMVHYPFDLIIALLCFTAFWFKRFFHITSKSEELTKKLQMENERKDEFLVNTSHELRNPLSGISNILQSVLEDKNPALHKEHQEALSTLLVISKRMNLMLNDLLDVTRLQEKTIHLDIKRTEIQPVISSVIEMTKLMFVSKNITLKLDIPDQFPAVMADENRLVQILFNLIHNAIKYTDEGTITIHATEKDDFIHLYIEDTGIGINEDKLDTIFEPYEQGDLNEKRASGGFGLGLSICKQLVELHHGTLTVQSTLGKGSIFTFTLPMYDETQERTEDTGQLPSILEEMNHTNQVAAHAYKEKAVKTSLHLLLVEDDPDNLNILGTILEKEGYKVTRESSAANAMEKLELESFDLVISDVMMPYVSGYELTSFIRERFTSSELPVLLLTAKTRREDVISGFTSGANDYVTKPIDVWELLARVHVLTELKVSIEERIRMEGAWLQSQIQPHFIFNTLNTISALSQFDVTKMHQLLEEFSHYLRLSFDFHNADPVVPLEQELSLVRSYLYIEQTRFGDRLTIEWDVEKDIDILIPPLSIQPLVENAAKHGVLQMIEGGKIVIRVKSQANHIEFTIHDNGKGIEDHILKKLLTKDHPFQGKGVGLRNVDRRLKQFYREGLTIQSNVNEGTTVSFTVPK; translated from the coding sequence ATGGTTAAAAAATTGTTTATTAATAAATGGAGTTTTATAGTTATACTGTTTCTTGCGGCAATAATATTGGTGCGGTTATTGTGGATGTCTTCTATCACATCCACCTTCTATTATTCTGAAGCACCCGTCGCATCAGAAGGAATACTCGATCTACAAGACTGGAATTTTAATGATCGACAAACATTATTATTAAACGGGGAATGGGAATTCTATCCGGAAACTTTTATAAATCCTACTGAACCAAATGGGGAAAAACCAACTTACCTAGAGTTACCTACAAATGGCAAGTCTGTTCATCAAGATGATCATTTCTTTACATATGGAACCTACCGTCTACGAATTTCACTTCATAATAATGATGCACAAGATTTTTCTTTGAGAATCAATAAATTACATAATGCCTCAACTGTTTTTATTAATGGAGAGCAAATGGGCGGATCAGGCCAAACGGCTGAAACTGCAGCTAATCATATTGGTAGCACGCTTCCATATAGGGTTGCTATCCCTCCAGAAAAAAATGAAGTTGAAATCATCATCCATTACTCCAGTAATCAACCAAAAGTGGGCATAACTAAACCAATTCAATTTGGGACAGATCAAGCAATAAACTTACATACATTCCTATCCATCGGCTTACAAGTTTTACTTGTACTTGTCCTGATTTTACATAGTGTATATGCCTGTATCCTGTATTTCATGCGTTTCCGTATAAATAAAGGCATGCTTTACTATACGTTATTACTTACATTTTCAATTGTAACGGTACTGGGTTCTGATGATAAAATATTATTTAACTGGCTTTCCTTTAGTTATGAATGGGAAGTCAAATTAGTGTATCTATCTTATATTGGTGTAGGCGCATTTATTCCATTAGTTGCCAACCAACTGTTTCAAGGAGTTCGCAACAAGCGATTACTGAAATTCTTCCTGATTTATTGTTTATTGTACGCACTCTTTGTATTTATATCACCTTCCTCATTTATCTATTTAACATCTAGGGTCTTACTTTCAGGCGTACTTTTAAGCTCGGTTTTTATTTCTTTGTTAAACTTTGACAGGAAAAAAATTAGGATAGAGCAAGGAATATACTTACTACTTGGCTGTATTAGTATCGGAAACAACTTGATTTGGGCTATCGTTATAAATAATAACTCAAGCGTAATGGTGCACTATCCTTTTGATCTTATAATCGCACTACTTTGCTTTACAGCTTTTTGGTTTAAACGGTTCTTTCATATCACATCCAAATCAGAAGAACTAACGAAGAAGTTACAAATGGAGAACGAGCGTAAAGATGAGTTCTTAGTAAACACGTCACATGAATTAAGAAACCCTTTAAGTGGAATATCTAACATTCTCCAATCCGTATTGGAGGATAAAAATCCCGCCCTACACAAGGAACACCAGGAAGCGCTTTCTACATTACTTGTCATAAGTAAGCGGATGAACCTTATGTTGAATGACTTGCTTGATGTGACCCGATTACAAGAAAAAACAATTCACCTTGATATAAAAAGGACAGAAATACAACCCGTGATTAGCAGTGTAATTGAGATGACGAAGTTGATGTTCGTTAGCAAAAACATTACATTAAAGCTCGACATCCCAGATCAATTCCCTGCTGTGATGGCTGATGAAAATCGTCTGGTTCAAATTTTATTTAATTTAATTCATAATGCAATTAAGTATACGGACGAAGGCACAATAACCATTCACGCTACTGAAAAAGATGATTTCATCCACTTATATATTGAAGACACTGGAATTGGGATCAACGAAGATAAGCTGGACACTATATTTGAACCGTATGAACAAGGTGATTTAAACGAAAAAAGGGCGAGTGGTGGCTTCGGGTTAGGTTTGAGTATTTGTAAACAATTGGTAGAATTGCATCATGGCACATTGACGGTACAGTCTACTTTAGGGAAAGGCTCCATTTTCACTTTCACACTCCCTATGTACGATGAAACGCAGGAAAGAACGGAAGATACGGGACAACTACCTTCCATACTAGAGGAAATGAATCATACCAACCAAGTAGCAGCACATGCGTATAAGGAGAAGGCCGTAAAAACGAGTTTACATCTATTGCTTGTAGAGGATGACCCAGATAATCTCAATATACTCGGAACTATTCTCGAAAAAGAAGGCTATAAAGTTACGCGTGAAAGTAGTGCAGCAAACGCGATGGAAAAATTAGAACTGGAATCTTTTGATCTGGTGATTTCTGACGTCATGATGCCATATGTTTCCGGCTATGAATTAACAAGTTTTATCCGAGAACGCTTTACCTCCTCTGAACTTCCTGTACTCCTGCTAACTGCTAAAACAAGGAGAGAGGATGTGATCTCTGGATTTACATCCGGAGCCAATGACTATGTAACAAAGCCAATAGATGTGTGGGAGCTTTTAGCGAGGGTCCACGTCTTAACCGAGTTAAAAGTTTCCATAGAGGAACGTATTCGTATGGAAGGCGCGTGGCTTCAATCACAGATTCAACCACATTTTATTTTTAATACATTAAACACAATCTCTGCGCTAAGCCAGTTTGACGTCACGAAGATGCATCAATTACTAGAGGAGTTTAGCCATTATTTACGCCTTAGCTTTGATTTTCACAATGCTGATCCTGTTGTTCCGCTGGAGCAGGAATTATCCTTGGTACGCTCCTATCTATATATAGAGCAGACGAGATTCGGTGACCGATTAACAATCGAGTGGGATGTGGAGAAAGATATTGATATTCTCATTCCGCCTTTATCCATACAACCACTTGTTGAAAATGCTGCAAAACATGGAGTTCTACAAATGATCGAAGGTGGCAAAATAGTCATACGTGTAAAATCGCAAGCAAATCACATTGAATTTACCATTCATGATAATGGAAAAGGTATAGAAGATCATATACTTAAAAAGTTACTTACAAAGGATCACCCATTCCAAGGTAAAGGAGTGGGCCTTAGAAATGTTGATCGTCGTCTAAAACAATTTTACAGGGAAGGATTAACCATTCAAAGCAATGTTAATGAGGGCACCACAGTTAGTTTTACTGTGCCGAAGTGA
- a CDS encoding lysozyme inhibitor LprI family protein yields the protein MMLCKKLVSLFTIFIAVLFLTACGGSIEKKIIGSWKAVADGKTGQYIEIGEERLINRSESISAEYILTETQSDTFMLEIINPEDGIPIPFFEGYFESKDEIKVVKMMGESIDNAEFIRVENIEEEQEKDKKAQEAEEKKRNSKDNESQKEQKRQAKQADDTQKETETAEIINDELERFTAASEYIMELIDQGRLGEAKGRLNLLSKSITSQEHNSSLRAMDDMIESAKYEREQERISPNYSSLKEEYAHKARMLDEDIEQKYKGDVGIGAYGDYLDDWDGLLNEVWGVLADSMPKDKFDQLKQEQINWVQEKDANYEKARGEIDAKDRLTNTTRERTYYLIENYLDL from the coding sequence ATGATGTTATGTAAAAAATTGGTAAGCCTATTCACGATTTTTATTGCAGTACTGTTTTTAACAGCTTGTGGGGGTTCTATAGAGAAAAAAATCATAGGAAGTTGGAAGGCGGTTGCTGATGGGAAGACTGGACAATACATAGAGATAGGTGAAGAAAGGCTAATAAACCGATCTGAATCTATCAGTGCTGAATACATACTTACTGAGACACAAAGTGATACCTTCATGCTAGAAATTATTAATCCAGAAGATGGTATTCCAATTCCATTCTTTGAGGGTTATTTTGAAAGTAAAGATGAAATAAAAGTTGTAAAAATGATGGGTGAATCAATAGATAACGCTGAATTTATTAGAGTAGAGAACATAGAAGAAGAACAAGAAAAAGATAAAAAAGCACAAGAAGCAGAAGAAAAAAAACGTAATTCAAAAGATAATGAAAGCCAAAAAGAGCAAAAAAGGCAAGCAAAACAAGCTGATGACACACAGAAAGAAACAGAAACAGCGGAAATCATCAATGATGAATTAGAGAGATTTACTGCAGCATCGGAATATATTATGGAATTGATTGATCAAGGAAGGTTAGGGGAAGCTAAGGGGCGATTAAACTTATTATCCAAATCAATTACTTCGCAGGAACATAATAGCAGTCTTCGTGCAATGGACGATATGATAGAAAGTGCAAAATATGAAAGGGAGCAAGAAAGAATATCTCCGAATTATAGCAGTTTAAAAGAGGAATACGCGCATAAAGCAAGGATGCTAGATGAAGATATTGAACAAAAATACAAAGGAGACGTTGGGATCGGTGCTTATGGAGATTACCTAGATGATTGGGATGGATTACTAAATGAAGTATGGGGCGTTTTAGCAGATTCAATGCCAAAAGACAAATTTGATCAACTAAAACAAGAACAAATTAACTGGGTCCAGGAAAAAGATGCAAATTATGAAAAGGCTCGTGGTGAAATAGATGCAAAAGATAGACTAACGAATACTACAAGAGAAAGAACCTATTATTTAATAGAAAATTATTTAGATCTGTAA
- a CDS encoding topoisomerase DNA-binding C4 zinc finger domain-containing protein, producing MPKMWRKGKYGLYYGCSNFPKCRYTKKVSCFM from the coding sequence ATGCCCAAAATGTGGAGGAAGGGGAAGTACGGCTTATACTATGGGTGTAGTAACTTTCCGAAATGTAGGTATACAAAGAAAGTTTCATGTTTCATGTAG
- the sda gene encoding sporulation histidine kinase inhibitor Sda translates to MQLLTDKQLVDAYKKASELHLDKDFLYLLEREITRRQFNLMWNYKDSRMDSATNK, encoded by the coding sequence ATGCAATTATTAACAGACAAACAATTAGTAGATGCTTACAAGAAGGCATCGGAGCTTCATTTAGATAAAGATTTCTTATATTTACTGGAAAGGGAAATAACGAGAAGGCAGTTTAATTTAATGTGGAATTATAAAGATAGCAGGATGGATTCGGCGACGAATAAATAG
- a CDS encoding PD-(D/E)XK nuclease family protein, whose translation MDNVFINLLKLHGKQGFGVRTPLEDFTTEIFAYILSQDNAMIDLFMNHVLKVPGEKFRVRTQGRYIVEEECVIDMVFENNETICFLENKVHASEGERQLERYLTVLHSFLDRKVYLRYCTKYYDPKDITELDFKQIRWRDVYTFLQKNSKEDSLIKAFLEFMEVKGMAGEGVFNYQDILVMNQLNTTLAKMDDLLEDMLPMFTTYFGEPKAEQSGKRLKGIHNYTYEVWKGDVLAGRKDPADSRISIGFEFCREADMATDMVYPVIYLAIECTNGLDNFDLIKQRLEMDEFFDLTDSDETWVSGWFEKPLSDFLPLEHQFGEIEKWFREKMEALMVWKENTPELGWQV comes from the coding sequence TTGGATAATGTCTTTATAAATTTGTTAAAACTCCATGGCAAACAGGGATTTGGAGTTAGAACACCATTGGAAGACTTCACTACAGAGATCTTTGCTTATATTCTGTCACAAGATAACGCTATGATTGATTTATTTATGAATCACGTCTTGAAAGTGCCTGGTGAAAAATTTCGTGTTCGAACACAAGGGAGATACATTGTAGAGGAAGAATGTGTTATTGACATGGTGTTTGAAAATAATGAGACGATATGTTTTTTGGAAAATAAGGTGCATGCGTCTGAAGGAGAAAGACAGTTAGAGCGGTATCTTACCGTGCTTCACTCTTTTTTGGATAGAAAGGTGTACTTACGATATTGCACGAAATATTACGACCCCAAGGACATAACTGAACTCGATTTTAAGCAAATTCGGTGGCGAGATGTATACACTTTTTTACAGAAAAATTCCAAAGAAGATAGTTTGATTAAAGCATTCTTGGAGTTTATGGAGGTAAAGGGAATGGCAGGAGAAGGCGTATTTAATTATCAGGATATTTTAGTAATGAATCAGTTGAACACAACTTTGGCGAAGATGGATGATCTCCTTGAAGATATGTTGCCTATGTTTACAACGTATTTTGGTGAACCAAAGGCGGAACAAAGTGGAAAACGCCTGAAGGGAATTCATAATTATACATATGAAGTATGGAAAGGTGATGTGTTAGCTGGGAGAAAGGATCCAGCTGATTCCAGAATTAGTATTGGGTTTGAATTCTGTCGGGAGGCAGATATGGCGACAGATATGGTTTATCCGGTAATATACCTAGCGATTGAATGCACTAATGGCCTTGATAATTTTGATTTGATTAAACAAAGGTTAGAGATGGATGAATTCTTTGACTTAACAGACAGTGATGAAACGTGGGTATCTGGCTGGTTTGAAAAGCCCTTATCAGATTTTCTTCCTTTAGAACATCAATTTGGAGAAATAGAGAAATGGTTTAGAGAGAAGATGGAAGCTTTGATGGTATGGAAAGAAAATACGCCGGAGTTGGGTTGGCAGGTTTAG
- a CDS encoding NUMOD4 domain-containing protein: protein MNEIRREIPGYKGLYEITESGKIISLRQQRPIARCNDEYGFHIVKLTNHKGEKKNHNVYDLWNKIFENADKRKFKGALKPKYGIACKILRSGDVHFN, encoded by the coding sequence ATGAACGAGATAAGAAGAGAGATACCGGGTTACAAAGGTCTTTATGAAATTACAGAATCGGGTAAAATTATCTCATTGAGACAGCAACGTCCGATAGCTAGATGTAATGATGAATATGGATTTCATATCGTTAAGCTAACGAATCATAAAGGAGAAAAGAAAAATCACAATGTTTATGATTTATGGAATAAAATATTTGAAAATGCTGATAAGAGGAAATTTAAAGGAGCTTTAAAACCGAAATATGGCATTGCATGTAAAATTTTAAGAAGTGGGGATGTTCACTTTAATTAA
- a CDS encoding lysozyme inhibitor LprI family protein produces MKQSFKYFLGVLIIGFLTACGSAESNIEGNWKAVIDGEDVGAYMEIGEERIISRQESNDEPITLEYIVTETQDDNFILEVVNPENGTNEFFFEGHFENKNTIKIVNAPGNSAEEQGELVRIKSVQEEMKKDKEEEAAKEAEVKKKEKLAAKKSDEKKKAQKLAEEKEEMKLEQLAKEKEEEEAKALRDEKEAAGIENSWKIQADALDDKIMKDAKEVDPHAQDMQEGFYGQYYGEWDDLLNEVWVELKAALPNKEFEELKYDQNQWIEEKEQNFKAMPDQVASQRAKGMDYLTFETKDRVYYLIGNYMD; encoded by the coding sequence ATGAAACAATCTTTTAAATATTTCTTAGGAGTACTTATTATTGGATTTTTAACAGCTTGTGGATCCGCAGAAAGTAATATAGAAGGCAACTGGAAAGCAGTTATAGATGGTGAGGATGTAGGGGCATATATGGAAATAGGTGAAGAGAGAATTATAAGCAGACAGGAATCAAATGATGAACCCATAACTCTTGAATACATAGTAACAGAAACACAAGATGACAATTTCATTTTAGAAGTTGTGAATCCGGAAAATGGAACAAATGAATTTTTCTTTGAAGGACATTTTGAAAATAAAAATACCATAAAAATTGTAAACGCTCCAGGCAATAGTGCTGAGGAGCAAGGTGAATTAGTTCGAATAAAAAGTGTACAAGAAGAAATGAAAAAAGATAAAGAAGAAGAGGCAGCAAAAGAAGCAGAAGTAAAAAAGAAAGAGAAACTCGCAGCTAAGAAAAGTGATGAAAAGAAGAAAGCGCAAAAATTAGCTGAAGAGAAGGAAGAAATGAAACTTGAACAACTAGCTAAGGAAAAGGAGGAAGAAGAAGCAAAAGCTCTTCGAGATGAAAAAGAGGCGGCTGGCATAGAGAATAGTTGGAAAATACAAGCTGATGCGCTTGATGATAAAATAATGAAGGATGCCAAAGAAGTCGATCCGCACGCACAAGATATGCAGGAAGGCTTCTATGGTCAATACTACGGTGAATGGGATGATTTATTAAATGAAGTATGGGTTGAATTAAAAGCTGCTTTGCCTAATAAGGAATTTGAAGAATTGAAGTATGATCAAAATCAATGGATTGAAGAAAAAGAGCAAAATTTTAAAGCGATGCCTGATCAAGTAGCTTCCCAAAGAGCTAAAGGGATGGACTACCTCACTTTCGAAACGAAAGATAGGGTATATTACTTAATTGGTAATTATATGGACTGA
- a CDS encoding tetratricopeptide repeat protein, with protein sequence MNNEVEHFITEGVRLKRAGDLEGALNCYLQAVDLNPTNMKVFISLAKTAHLLKRQNLAARCYLSATHLMLEPIEKVIDSPEKLPDYLRMAYGEFLEEQLQQLPRKSAFAILLDSNTPRHTAHTMIDLSPDILENRSDLKPFSEIYRASILGDGSYGSILNQYGYTSDDQMKVEKEIYIPAGQKFLMTDLKWDQIESQDVIDIYF encoded by the coding sequence ATGAACAATGAAGTTGAACACTTTATTACAGAAGGCGTGAGGTTAAAAAGGGCTGGAGATTTGGAAGGGGCATTAAACTGTTATTTGCAGGCGGTCGACTTAAATCCGACGAACATGAAAGTATTTATAAGTCTCGCAAAGACCGCCCATTTATTAAAAAGACAAAATTTGGCTGCAAGATGTTATCTATCAGCGACTCATCTCATGCTTGAGCCTATTGAGAAGGTCATCGATTCCCCTGAAAAATTACCAGACTATTTGCGTATGGCATATGGGGAGTTTTTAGAGGAACAGTTGCAACAGCTACCGAGGAAATCGGCGTTTGCTATTTTGTTAGATAGTAATACACCAAGACATACCGCACATACGATGATTGATCTTTCTCCAGATATTTTAGAAAATAGATCTGATTTAAAACCATTTTCAGAAATATACAGAGCCAGTATTTTAGGCGACGGCTCCTATGGTTCTATTTTAAATCAATATGGATACACTTCCGATGATCAAATGAAGGTAGAAAAGGAGATCTATATTCCAGCTGGGCAAAAGTTTCTGATGACCGACCTGAAATGGGATCAAATAGAAAGTCAAGATGTGATAGATATTTACTTTTAA